A DNA window from Plasmodium brasilianum strain Bolivian I chromosome 12, whole genome shotgun sequence contains the following coding sequences:
- a CDS encoding protein disulfide-isomerase, translating into MVKIIYKEFLALFLYLLINGYSGNDGVEKKNEIYSVTMKDFNNILYDQEKFTFLVVYTHWCYRSNLLLENLEKISNLLKYDNNIRIAKINAAVNSEIIEKLSVYSYPSLYMIKKDEMHKYNGVNSIKKILLWIYQYLDKSIYEINNKEKLTLLLELEEYNNSILFFISRKDKDINLVNNLVEICTLIGKTFCFYIKQENVIHFLVNTVISNNYHYDTVELQKKDIYGILFKNDDFDEHFYITDESVNKLYDPECSKEEKIEMLVKWVQKKVEPLVIKFSEYYFPLLFSSNTVTLFILYNDINELNKLDIIKCAKKYKNITFSISGNLQVYEKRLLSELLIEQLKKPLMRITEFKNNITIPYKYKPVNDDLEINEKNIEDFINGYMAGKKYFYRKSERPLPEEFNNGYVKIIVADTYDEYIFNNDKNVVVLYYAPWCGHCYKFEPVYREVGRRLKLYAAKFKDFNNDIIIGKIDAVNNEIYNIPIEGYPTVYLYTKENKMAPMRYLGPRTVERIITWICEKTNTNIDILEFLNLNLDDEQLFENYEEL; encoded by the exons atggtaaaaataatatataaagaattcttagcattatttctttatcttttaataaatggATATTCGGGAAATGATGGagttgagaaaaaaaatgaaatatacagCGTAACTATGAAAGATTTcaacaatattttatatgatcaagagaaatttacatttttagtTGTATACACTCATTGGTGCTATAGATCgaatttattattagaaaACTTAGAAAAAATATCGAATTTGTTAAagtatgataataatataaggatagcaaaaataaatgctGCAGTTAATAGtgaaataatagaaaaactAAGTGTCTATAGCTATCCTTCTTTGTATATGATAAAGAAAGAcgaaatgcataaatataacgGTGTAAATAgcatcaaaaaaatattattatggaTATATCAATATCTAGACAAaagtatatatgaaataaataataaagaaaaattaacattattGCTAGAGTtagaagaatataataattctattttattttttataagcagaaaagataaagatataaatCTAGTCAATAACTTAGTTGAAATATGTACGTTAATAGGTAaaactttttgtttttatataaaacaagAAAATGTAATTCATTTTCTTGTAAACACTGTAATATCAAATAACTATCATTACGATACTGTGGAGTTACAAAAGAAAGATATTTATGggattttatttaaaaatgatgattttgatgaacatttttatataactgaTGAAagtgtaaataaattatatgacCCTGAATGttcaaaagaagaaaaaatagaaatgttAGTAAAGTGGGTTCAGAAAAAAGTTGAACCATTAGTTATTAAATTTtctgaatattattttccattACTGTTTTCAAGTAATACTGTTaccttatttatattatataacgaTATAAATGAGTTAAACAAATTagatattattaaatgtgcaaagaaatataaaaatattactttttcaATTTCTGGAAATTTACAAGTGTATGAAAAGAGATTATTATCTGAGTTACTTATagaacaattaaaaaaaccaCTCATGAGAATTactgaatttaaaaataatataactattccatataaatataaacctGTCAATGACGATttagaaataaatgaaaag AATATAGAGGATTTCATCAATGGATATATGgcgggaaaaaaatatttctaccGAAAAAGTGAAAGACCATTACCTGAAGAATTCAATAATggatatgtaaaaataatagttgCTGACACGTAcgatgaatatatatttaacaatgataaaaatgttgTAGTATTATACTATGCACCATGGTGTGGGCATTGCTATAAATTTGAGCCAGTGTACAGAGAAGTTGGAAGAAGATTGAAGTTGTACGCAGCTAAATTCAAAGattttaataatgatataataataggAAAAATAGACGCAGTAAACaacgaaatatataatatacccATCG AGGGATACCCTACCGTTTATCTATATACAAAGGAAAACAAAATGGCGCCTATGAGGTATTTAGGACCAAGGACTGTAGAAAGAATTATCACTTGGATATgcgaaaaa ACAAACACAAACATAGATATATTAGAATTTCTCAACTTAAATTTGGATGATGAGCAGCTTTTCGAGAATTATGAAGAACTGTGa
- a CDS encoding hypothetical protein (conserved Plasmodium protein), whose product MSQCVWELISIEKSFAKERDNYEIHPVNNFSKNYEFHNLDNIEIRTDKVDYDYAEDLSKYSKIKNEKNKLKFEKIMHKFFISDISKYVNAYVKKSDSNILSEIGITSSKKIKLQEERYWVNSYIYNFISHCLNTYYDCKHYIVISRSKNLIQKLTGTGYGYYGIYFTNGKKIGGLGNLFINIKQVRHISYSIMKTLQTKTASDRSVSNNDETCSFIFML is encoded by the exons ATGTCTCAGTGTGTGTGGGAATTAATAAGTATCGAGAAATCTTTTGCAAAAGAAAGAGATAACTATGAAATACATCCAGTGAATAACTTttctaaaaattatgaattccataatttagataatatagaaataagGACTGATAAAGTTGATTACGATTATGCAGAAGACCTTTCAAAgtattcaaaaataaaaaatgagaaaaataaattgaagtttgaaaaaattatgcacaaattttttatttcagaTATATCGAAATATGTAAATGCGTACGTGAAAAAAAGTGATAGCAACATCCTCAGTGAAAtag GAATAACATCaagtaagaaaataaaattacaagaAGAGAGATATTGGGTCaatagttatatttataattttataagtcATTGCTTAAATACCTATTATGACTGCAAGCATTATATAGTTATAAGTCGCAGCAAAAACTTAATTCAAAAATTGACAGGAACAG GATATGGATACTAcggtatatattttacaaacgGTAAAAAAATTGGTGGGTTAGGAAACttgtttataaatataaagcaaGTAAGACATATAAGTTATAGCATTATGAAAACGTTACAAACAAAGACAGCTTCAGACAGATCGGTATCAAATAATGATGAAACATGtagtttcatttttatgCTGTAA